TACTAAAGAAGattgagaatattaaaaaatattaaaatttatttaaatatttaaaataaaattataagataatataaaataattatttaaattcatgtcattttgtaatttttttttatctaaaagtgattttgaataatgtaatccaaacaatatttagtttactataatccattttgaataagaattaccaaacataaatcacgttAATACTAACtcattttttatcaaaattaattctacaaaatcaattttatacaaaCCTTCGTTTACAAACcgtaatccaaacacacacatATACCATTATATGAGTAAGTATTAATATGTTTattaatctaaatttttttattaaatatatagaaTATCAACAAATTTTTAGTTCAAAGTAGAAGATAAATTAATTCTCCtggactattttttatttttttaattatgtaaaaatataaaaaatattaaaaaattatcaaaatttattattttgtattattaattggttattaatatttaaaaatataaattaaaatatattattaaattattaaactaaaataattaaattaataactaaaaataataaaaaataaaaaatatttctcaaaaaatatttataataaaattaaggtaattattataatatttaaaagtgtttttgtaatttattaaaagtataaaaataaattattattaaatatctaaaatttatttaaaaaataagatagaCGAAAATTAGACACTAAATTATAAAGAGGGGCTAAAGTTAATAACGGCTTGTAAGTTGTAGCACAAGTGATGCAGCAAGAAGTGCGAGAGGATGGTCCCACGTCCCAGCACCCTCCGAGTCTCAATCACATGGACTTGTGCGGACCGAAATCGAAATCcgaataaaaagaataaaataaaaggaaaaaagaaaaataactttAACCGCTTAAAGAGCTCAACGCCCGCAATCACAGTTCAGTGTTCCTCTCTCTCTTCCATTTCCAGACTTCTCTCCTCGAATATTCGCTCcttcttcttcgtcttcttcaATAATACACCatctgcttctgcttctgcttctgcttcttcATCAAGTAGGAGTAGTAGCAGCGAGAAAAAGAGATGGCGGGGAATGATTGGTTAAACAGTTACCTAGAGGCCATACTGGACGTTGGCCCCGGTCTCGAAGATGCCAAGTCCTCCCTCCTCCTCCGTGAGAGAGGCAGGTTCAGTCCAACTCGCTACTTCGTTGAGGAGGTTATCGGCTTCGACGAGACCGATCTCTACCGCTCCTGGGTTCGGGTATGCTATTCTCTCCTATCATCGATCCATTATTCCATTCCATTCGATTCAATTCATTGTGTTTCTACCTTCGCTTCTAGGCTTCTTCTACCAGGAGCCCTCAGGAGCGCAACACCAGATTGGAGAACATGTGCTGGAGGATTTGGAACCTCGCTCGCCAGAAGAAGCAGGTTCGATTCGCTTCTATTCTATTCTCTTCAATTATACTCAATTCTGTTATTCTCTTTGATTGAATGCTTTGATTCGGTTCAGCTGGAGAGTGAGACTGCGCAGAGAGTCAACAAGCGCCGCCTCGAGCGTGAGAGAGGCCGCAGGGAAGCCACTGCTGATATGTCTGAGGACTTGTCTGAAGGCGAGAAGGGAGATCCGGTCAGCGACATCTCCACTCACGGTGGCGAATCCAACAAGGCTAGGTTGCCTAGGATCAGCTCCGCCGATGCCATGGAGGCCTGGGCCAACTCTCAGAAGGGAAAGAAGCTCTACATTGTACTCATAAGGTTGTCCTCGCTTCTATGCTTTCTTTTTACGAGTTTCTTCTTGAGTTTGTATTGAATAAGATACCTCCGTCAAATCAAATAGCGTGGTGCAACTCATTTGATTCAGAGATTCGGGGTGGATGGATTTAAACGAATAAAAAACTGAAACATTCTATGGTTATCATTTGATTTTAACAACCAGTACAAATGCAATGCAGCATTCACGGGTTGATTCGAGGAGAGAATATGGAGTTGGGACGTGATTCTGATACCGGTGGTCAAGTAATGCTTTTAGAATCTGCTCTGTTTTGATTGCTACTTGTATTGTTCTGCACTCTCTAAATGTTAGTATTTACCCTTTGATGTGCGAAACTTGAATTCTACCTTCTTTGTTTTGGTCTATCTCTGCTGAGCAGGTTAAATATGTCGTGGAACTAGCAAGGGCGTTGGGATCGATGCCAGGAGTTTACCGGGTTGATTTACTGACTAGACAAGTGTCTGCACCCGATGTGGATAGCAGTTATGGGGAGCCAACGGAAATGTTATCTCCGAGAAACAACGATGATTTAGAAGATGAGATGGGAGAGAGCAGTGGTTCTTATATCATTCGTATTCCCTTTGGTCCACGAGATAAATACATTCCAAAAGAAAATCTCTGGCCTTACATTCCGGAATTTGTTGATGGAGCACTTAACCACATTATACAGATGTCCAAATCTCTTGGGGAGCAAATTGGTAGTGGCCATGCTGTCTGGCCGGTTGCTATCCATGGGCATTATGCAGATGCTGGTGACTCTACTGCTCTTCTATCTGGTGCTTTAAATGTTCCAATGCTTTTTACTGGCCACTCGCTCGGTCGAGATAAGTTGGAACAGCTTTTAAAACAAGGCCGACTATCAAGGGATGAAATAAACTCAACTTACAAGATTATGCGTAGGATAGAAGCTGAAGAATTATCCCTTGATTCTTCTGAAATAGTCATAACAAGCACCAGGCAGGAAATAGAAGAGCAATGGCGCTTGTATGATGGTTTTGATCCGGTACTGGAGCGTAAACTACGAGCAAGGATCCGGCGTAATGTGAGCTGTTATGGAAGATTCATGCCTCGCATGGCGGTAAGTACTAGATCACAGTTAAACTTTCCAGCAACAACTAGATGAACTTTTTTGTAGTCTAAATCAGGCTGTCTTGATTTTGAGTTATAGATTTCTCGTGGCTAGAGTTATATTTTCAAGTTTATATACCTTTTATGTATATTGTAAATTCATTTTTTACTCTTTCTTTTAAGTCAAACAAGTAATGTTTCCAAACCCCCGCCCCActccccccccaaaaaaaacaTAATGAATTGATGAAAGGAATACATTCCTATACCAGTAGAATTTATAAGTTTTCCAGGAAAAGACTAGctttattagtttatttggTGTATATGAAGACGACTTTGGACACGCGGAGTATATTACTTTCTTGTGAATGCATTGGGTGAGAAAGAGTAGACATAACCTGTAGTTTGCTAGTACTTCTTGATAGCAGTAGGCATCCTGTTCCAATGCATGATTCTTTAAGTATTATTTTGTTGCTAATGCTATATCATGTAAAGTTGAATGTTATAATCTCCTTGCATCTTGCAGATTATTCCACCTGGTATGGAGTTCCATCATATTGCTCCCCAAGATGGTGATTTAGATGGTGAACTAGAAGGGAATTTGGACCATCCTGCTCCCCAAGATCCACCTATTTGGTCTGAGGTTCGAAATATGCTTTCTGCATTTCTTTGTGTTTCCTGGTATAATCAGCCATTTCTGTACTTctgttttataatttattagatGTGACTTGTCTAACCAGTTCTAATTTTTAAAACCAATGTAATTAATAAATGTGTAACATTTTTTATTACCAGATAATGCGTTTCTTTACCAACCCTCGCAAACCAATGATACTTGCCCTGGCTAGACCAGATCCTAAAAAGAACATCACAACTTTGGTGAAAGCATTTGGAGAATGTCGCCCTCTTCGCGAGCTTGCTAATCTTGTATGAAACTCTTGACTATCATTTTGTTCTTTGCTTTTTGACTAAGCTGTCTTGTATCGATTGTCTGACCAGTTGTCTACCACTCCTTTGGGATTTTCAGACATTAATTATGGGTAACCGAGAGGGAATTGATGAAATGTCAAGCACAAATGCATCTGTTCTTCTTTCAGTTCTAAAGTTGATTGACAAGTATGATCTATATGGGCAAGTTGCATATCCTAAGCACCACAAACAATATGAAGTTCCTGACATATATCGTCTAGCAGCAAAGACAAAGGTAAATATATCTGGGTCCAGTAAACAATATAACAATTATGTGTGACAAGCTTTAAAGAGGATTAGAAAATTAATATAACAGTCTTGTAATATCTTTTGCATGCTTACATATATAACTCCCTCCCCTTTTAGCTTCCCTAGTTTTTAGTGTACTGCACAGTGTCTTATGTGAGTGTATCCACTTGTATATATTTCTGATGATTTGATAGTCTAGTGTGATTATATCCTTTTGTAAATACCTATCGTGAAATAATAGTCTTGCCTGAGTTACACTGGTTTAAATAAAATCTACATGACTTTATTCTCATTCCCTGCAAACtatcttgtcatttacatttcatTCAGATCCAATATTTATGCAGGGTGTTTTCATTAATCCAGCTTTCATCGAGCCATTTGGTCTTACCTTAATTGAGGTGATATTCCGAATCTTAAATAATTTatctttgtttaatttattttcacaCATAAAAATCAATTTACATATTTGTTGAGCAGGCAGCTGCTTATGGTTTGCCAATTGTTGCAACTAAAAATGGAGGTCCTGTTGATATTCATCGGGTATGCCCTCTGATTGGTGGTTATGTGTTTTGATTTGAGATGCTTCCCTTGGAAACTTCCATGACTGATTCTTAATGTTATACAGGTACTTGACAATGGTTTGCTTGTAGATCCTCATGATCAGCAGTCTATTGCAGATGCTCTTTTGAAGCTTGTCAGCAACAAGCAACTTTGGGCAAAATGTAGACACAATGGATTGAAGAATATTCATTTATTTTCGTGGCCAGAGCATTGCAAGAACTACTTGTCTAAAATAGCCACTTGCAAACCAAGACATCCACAGTGGCTGCGAAGTGAGGATGGAGGAGAAAGTTCGGAATCCGAGTCACCTGGTGATTCCCTGAGAGATATACAGGATTTATCTCTAAATCTGAAGTTTTCATTGGATGGAGAGAAGAGTGGTGGTAGTGGAAATGATAGTTCTTTAGATCCTGATGGAAATGCTGCTGATAGAAATACAAGGTTGGAGAATGCTGTTTTGTCATGGTCAAAGGGTATATCTAGGGACGTACGCAAGGGTGGGGCTACAGAAAGATCAGATCAAAATACAAATGCTGGTAAATTTCCACCATTGAGGAGAAGGAAGCATCTCTTTGTCATTGCTGTGGATTGTGATAATGCTTCAGATCTTCTTGAAACCACTAAAACAATATTTGAGGCTGCCAAAAaggagaaagctgaaggctctgttGGGTTCATACTGTCAACATCCTCAACCATGTCAGAGATACAATCATTTCTGGTATCGGGTGGCTTGAGCCCCAGTGATTTTGATGCTTATATTTGTAACAGTGGCAGTGATCTCTACTATCCATCACTCAATCCTGAGGACCGCCCATTTGTGGGTGACTTGTACTACCACTCTCATATTGAATACCGATGGGGAGGAGAAGGGTTGAGGAAGACTTTAGTGCGTTGGGCAGCTTCAATAATTGAAAAGAAGGGGGAGAATGATGAACAAATTGTTAGTCCATCGGAACAGCTTTCTACTGACTACTGTTATGCTTTCAAAGTGCAAAAGCCAGGGAAGGTAATTGTTTATTCAATTGTTCTGGTTGATGATTTGTATGAAAGGCATCTTGTTCAGTTTTGTCTCTTCTATATTCACTTTTATTTGAGT
Above is a genomic segment from Arachis stenosperma cultivar V10309 chromosome 1, arast.V10309.gnm1.PFL2, whole genome shotgun sequence containing:
- the LOC130968892 gene encoding probable sucrose-phosphate synthase, whose translation is MAGNDWLNSYLEAILDVGPGLEDAKSSLLLRERGRFSPTRYFVEEVIGFDETDLYRSWVRASSTRSPQERNTRLENMCWRIWNLARQKKQLESETAQRVNKRRLERERGRREATADMSEDLSEGEKGDPVSDISTHGGESNKARLPRISSADAMEAWANSQKGKKLYIVLISIHGLIRGENMELGRDSDTGGQVKYVVELARALGSMPGVYRVDLLTRQVSAPDVDSSYGEPTEMLSPRNNDDLEDEMGESSGSYIIRIPFGPRDKYIPKENLWPYIPEFVDGALNHIIQMSKSLGEQIGSGHAVWPVAIHGHYADAGDSTALLSGALNVPMLFTGHSLGRDKLEQLLKQGRLSRDEINSTYKIMRRIEAEELSLDSSEIVITSTRQEIEEQWRLYDGFDPVLERKLRARIRRNVSCYGRFMPRMAIIPPGMEFHHIAPQDGDLDGELEGNLDHPAPQDPPIWSEIMRFFTNPRKPMILALARPDPKKNITTLVKAFGECRPLRELANLTLIMGNREGIDEMSSTNASVLLSVLKLIDKYDLYGQVAYPKHHKQYEVPDIYRLAAKTKGVFINPAFIEPFGLTLIEAAAYGLPIVATKNGGPVDIHRVLDNGLLVDPHDQQSIADALLKLVSNKQLWAKCRHNGLKNIHLFSWPEHCKNYLSKIATCKPRHPQWLRSEDGGESSESESPGDSLRDIQDLSLNLKFSLDGEKSGGSGNDSSLDPDGNAADRNTRLENAVLSWSKGISRDVRKGGATERSDQNTNAGKFPPLRRRKHLFVIAVDCDNASDLLETTKTIFEAAKKEKAEGSVGFILSTSSTMSEIQSFLVSGGLSPSDFDAYICNSGSDLYYPSLNPEDRPFVGDLYYHSHIEYRWGGEGLRKTLVRWAASIIEKKGENDEQIVSPSEQLSTDYCYAFKVQKPGKAPPVKELRKLLRIQALRCHPIYCQNGTRLNVIPVLASRSQALRYLYVRWGFELSKMVVFVGECGDTDYEGLVGGVHKSVILKGVGSSAMSQVHNNRNYPLSDVMPLDSPNIVEAATGSSSADIQALLEKAGYLAA